The following is a genomic window from Candidatus Riesia pediculischaeffi.
TTGTGCAGAATAAAAATTTTACGATCTCTCTATCTTTCAACAGTTCAGAAAAAGAGATATCTCTCACTTCTCGATGAACACGATGTCCTAAACGGAAATTTGGATGCATTATGACTAAAAAGATCGTGTAAGCTTCGCTGATAAGAAGAATATATATAATCGTTTGATATCCAAATCGGTCGGAGAGATATCCAGTTAAAAAAGCGCTCAGAATGAACGATACTGAACCCCATACTCTAACACTACCATATTCAAATGGTATGCTCTTTTGGAGGTGTGTCGTCAAGATATCTGTTAGAGGAATCATTGGAGAAAAAAAGAAATTAAAACTGAGTATGATAAGTAACATCGAGAACCATTCCGTACCTACCATGAATCCTAAAGATAAAACGAACGTTATCACCGAAAGGCATCGAATAAACGTCATGATCTGGCTGATCTTATCGATCATCTTCATGATTACCAAAGAGCCGACGAACCTTGCGATCAATCCTAAAGATATCAACACCCCGACCTTACTTACATCGATCCCCAAATGATTCAACCAAATCGGAATGAATGGGAAAAACACACCATTTGTAAAAAAATAGCTGAAATAACCTAATGCCAGCCATCGAATCGATGAATTATACATTGTCCGTCTATTTAATTTCTGAACGATCTCGATATCTATGAGGATAAACTGGAAACTTTCTGGTCATCTTTAAGACCATATTTTTCACTTCTCGAATTAACTTATCATTCTGCACATTATCTAATATATCACATATCCAGCTTGACACAATTTTTGATTGTTCTTCTTTAAACCCTCTTCTAGTAACTGCGGAAGTTCCTATTCTAATTCCGGAAGTATCTTTGGGACCTCTTGGGTCGTTAGGAACGTAATTTTTGTTCACAATGATATCTGATAAACCTAGTTGAAGCTCTGCTACCTTTCCTGAGATACATTTATCTTGAAGATCCAAGACGAACAGGTGATTTTCAGTGCCTCCAGAAACGATACGATATCCATTATCAAGGAATACCCGTACCATAGACTTAGCGTTCTTCAAGACTTGTATTTGATAATCTCTGAATCTCGATTCCATAGCCTCCTTGAAAGCGATAGCCTTACCGGCGATAACATGCATTAACGGTCCGCCTTGACTTCCAGGAAAGACAGAAGAGTTAATTCTTCTGTATAACTTCTCATCACCGCCGTTTGCTAGAATCAGTCCACCTCTCGGTCCTCCGAGAGTCTTGTGTGTAGTAGCAGTCATGAAATGTGCATAGGATGCCGGATTCGTGTGAATTCCTGCAGCTACTAGACCTGCAACATGCGCAATATCCGCCAGAAGATAAGAATCGAATTCATCCGCGATATTTCGCATCTTCTCCCAATCAACCGTTCTAGAATAAGATGAAAAGCCAGCAATGATCATTTTCGGTCTATACATATCTGCTTTTCTTGAAATTTCCTCGTAGTTAATTGTACCATCTTCTAGAGTACTGTAATGGACGAAATTATAAAATTTTCCAGAGAAGTTCGAAGGGGAACCGTGCGTCAAATGTCCTCCATCTTTTAACCTCATGGATAAAATCGTATCTCCAGCATCGAGTACAGACATGTAAATCGCTAAATTCGCTTGGGAACCAGAGTGTGGTTGAACGTTAGCGAAATCAACTTTGAACAGTTTTTTAGCCCTTTCGATGGCTAGCTCTTCAATTAGATCGACATATTGACATCCACCGTAGTACCGATCTCGTGGGTACCCTTCTGCATACTTATTCGTCAAACACGAACCTTGTGCTTCCATCACCGGATAGCTCGCATAATTCTCCGAAGCGATCAACTCAATCTGTCCTTCTTGTCTGTCGAATTCCTTTCTTAAGATATTCCATACTTTTCTGTCATATTTTCGGATCATCTCTTTCATAAAAAAATATCCTGTTCCCCTATAGTATATGTAAAACATGGACATAATAGCACAACATCCTCGATGAAAACAGTAAAAATAATCATGAAAAATCAGAATACAACGATGACCATCGACAACCTTTAAATGATCTAAGATTTTTTAATATAGCGATTTTGTTTGAAGGTTCATAACATGCTACGTACATTTAGAGACAACTTCACGATTTAGTTATTCTTACAATATCTAAAACAACAGGAAAAATGACGATAACTAACCGGATATCTTTTATATGAAAGATCCCTAGAATATACCATCGGTCCGATAGGAGATTGTCTTCTTTTGAATTCATTGGAATGAAATAGATCCATGACATCGTATATCTCCTTTTTTAAATGAGGTAATTTTAAAAACATTTCTTGAATCGAACTTTTTAAATCGATATAGTGAAATAATATACTATCCAGAGAACTATAATTGGGAAGATCATCCTCGTCAAATACATCTCTTCGTAACTCTGATGTAGGTTTTTTGTAAAGTACGCTTTCTGGAATAATGCTGGAAACGGTGTTTCTA
Proteins encoded in this region:
- a CDS encoding 3-phenylpropionate MFS transporter; its protein translation is MYNSSIRWLALGYFSYFFTNGVFFPFIPIWLNHLGIDVSKVGVLISLGLIARFVGSLVIMKMIDKISQIMTFIRCLSVITFVLSLGFMVGTEWFSMLLIILSFNFFFSPMIPLTDILTTHLQKSIPFEYGSVRVWGSVSFILSAFLTGYLSDRFGYQTIIYILLISEAYTIFLVIMHPNFRLGHRVHREVRDISFSELLKDREIVKFLFCTTLLQSSHAAYYGFSSIYWREIGYSIHHIGTLWSVSILSEIVMLMIFEKINFSFFKVRSIFLYSTICTIARWSVVAFSTSFLVILFSQLLHSGTFTLCHLASMKFINRYSDKEMILLNALYSSLGLGIGLAILAIISGFIYQHFHDNHNLVFFLMSLVASPVIFFRPK
- the glyA gene encoding serine hydroxymethyltransferase, which codes for MKEMIRKYDRKVWNILRKEFDRQEGQIELIASENYASYPVMEAQGSCLTNKYAEGYPRDRYYGGCQYVDLIEELAIERAKKLFKVDFANVQPHSGSQANLAIYMSVLDAGDTILSMRLKDGGHLTHGSPSNFSGKFYNFVHYSTLEDGTINYEEISRKADMYRPKMIIAGFSSYSRTVDWEKMRNIADEFDSYLLADIAHVAGLVAAGIHTNPASYAHFMTATTHKTLGGPRGGLILANGGDEKLYRRINSSVFPGSQGGPLMHVIAGKAIAFKEAMESRFRDYQIQVLKNAKSMVRVFLDNGYRIVSGGTENHLFVLDLQDKCISGKVAELQLGLSDIIVNKNYVPNDPRGPKDTSGIRIGTSAVTRRGFKEEQSKIVSSWICDILDNVQNDKLIREVKNMVLKMTRKFPVYPHRYRDRSEIK